One genomic segment of Virgibacillus doumboii includes these proteins:
- a CDS encoding pseudouridine synthase, producing MRIDKLLANMGYGSRKDVKALIKKKKVAINDKIVKDSSSHVDPEDDTVKVNNNIVSYQKYVYLMMNKPPGYVSATVDDRDKTVIDLLPEKYQLFKPFPVGRLDKDTEGLLLITNDGDLAHQLVSPKKDIEKTYFAEIRGKVTENDVEAFQEGIVLDDGYQAKPAKLEILQADEYSEVHVTVTEGKFHQVKRMFEAVKKKVVYLKRIRMGELRLDEELSPGDFRELNKEEMDYCLSQKKS from the coding sequence ATGCGTATAGATAAATTACTGGCAAACATGGGTTATGGGAGCAGAAAAGATGTGAAAGCGTTAATTAAAAAAAAGAAAGTAGCTATTAACGATAAAATTGTAAAAGACAGCAGTTCCCATGTAGATCCGGAAGACGATACGGTAAAAGTGAACAACAATATCGTTAGCTATCAAAAGTATGTTTATCTGATGATGAACAAGCCACCAGGGTATGTCTCAGCAACAGTGGATGATCGTGATAAAACGGTAATTGATTTGCTGCCGGAAAAATATCAGCTGTTTAAGCCTTTTCCCGTTGGCAGGCTTGATAAAGATACAGAAGGCCTGCTGCTGATTACAAATGATGGGGACCTGGCGCATCAGCTGGTTTCCCCAAAGAAAGACATAGAGAAAACGTATTTTGCTGAGATCAGGGGAAAAGTTACAGAAAATGATGTTGAGGCATTTCAGGAAGGCATTGTACTCGACGATGGTTATCAGGCGAAACCTGCAAAATTGGAGATCCTCCAGGCTGATGAATATTCCGAAGTTCATGTCACCGTTACAGAAGGAAAATTTCATCAGGTGAAACGTATGTTTGAAGCGGTGAAGAAAAAAGTGGTTTATCTAAAACGAATACGTATGGGCGAACTCCGACTTGATGAAGAGCTCTCACCTGGAGATTTCCGTGAATTGAATAAAGAAGAAATGGACTACTGTCTTTCCCAAAAAAAGAGCTGA
- a CDS encoding DeoR family transcriptional regulator: MNQTTSRMLTRVKAVYLYIRENGTVTTREIADEFGTTDRTIQRDLNVLEYNGLVRSPVRGRWKITSKRVKIS; encoded by the coding sequence TTGAATCAGACAACATCCCGAATGTTGACCAGAGTTAAAGCTGTCTATCTTTACATAAGAGAAAACGGGACAGTAACAACCAGGGAAATAGCAGATGAATTTGGAACAACCGACCGAACCATCCAGCGTGATCTGAATGTATTGGAATATAATGGTCTGGTCAGAAGTCCGGTTCGCGGGAGATGGAAAATCACAAGCAAACGAGTGAAAATATCTTAA
- the thpR gene encoding RNA 2',3'-cyclic phosphodiesterase, giving the protein MTNLPHYFIAIPLTESIKNKFSNWQLGLKESLAYKQWPHKDDLHITLKFLGPVELDRINRLIKSLEVIKATPAFSVLTGNLGCFGNPKKPRVLWAGVEKTNEIMQLQQSIEQIARQAGFQEENRAYKPHITLAKKWNGTEANVPLLNERYEEQQTMTINTVVVNRIYPGSSPKYQAVAEFNLKKRGD; this is encoded by the coding sequence ATGACTAATTTACCGCATTATTTTATTGCTATCCCGCTTACGGAAAGTATAAAAAATAAATTTTCAAATTGGCAGCTTGGCTTAAAAGAAAGCTTAGCGTATAAACAGTGGCCGCATAAAGATGATTTGCATATAACGTTGAAATTTTTAGGGCCTGTAGAACTTGACAGGATTAACCGTTTGATAAAATCGCTGGAAGTAATAAAAGCAACACCTGCATTTTCAGTCCTGACCGGTAACCTGGGATGTTTCGGCAATCCTAAAAAACCGCGAGTCCTGTGGGCAGGTGTTGAAAAGACGAATGAAATCATGCAATTGCAACAATCCATCGAGCAAATTGCGAGGCAAGCAGGTTTTCAGGAAGAGAACAGGGCATATAAACCGCACATAACCCTTGCAAAGAAATGGAACGGAACCGAAGCAAATGTGCCCTTATTAAACGAGCGTTACGAGGAACAGCAGACGATGACTATCAATACAGTTGTTGTAAATCGGATATATCCCGGAAGCTCTCCAAAATATCAGGCAGTTGCTGAATTTAATTTGAAGAAAAGGGGGGACTAA
- a CDS encoding NERD domain-containing protein → MAQLIKLQDYISRYEWNAYRYPSQFIRVKQDNWNKLHKMWEDEPVTDEEEHTEPASAFSKLKSFMKTGSWQEEEPAPDDHDSLPKTENELRHYFLDKLFPLQLKWASSTVTDVSFMDRGYYEDDTLKFFLKRFPDTYLLMYFPIFNIKKAPIDGEIIFLSPIGIEIIYLMDKEAGTTIVAGDERTWLAEGNKEQSKMLSPMIALKRTEKIIKGILSTENIEFPIKKVVLSSSNKIKFDSEPYNTRIIGMDEFDKWFKEKRSLVSPLKNRQLKITELLLKNCQTTAVKRPEWEEDDTNTFTMGTEGE, encoded by the coding sequence GTGGCTCAATTAATTAAACTGCAGGATTATATTTCACGGTATGAATGGAATGCATACCGGTATCCGAGCCAGTTTATCCGGGTAAAACAGGACAACTGGAATAAGCTTCATAAAATGTGGGAAGATGAACCAGTTACGGATGAAGAGGAACATACAGAACCGGCTTCGGCATTTTCCAAGCTCAAATCTTTTATGAAGACAGGGAGCTGGCAGGAAGAGGAACCTGCCCCTGATGATCATGACAGTTTACCAAAAACAGAAAATGAATTAAGGCATTACTTTTTGGATAAATTATTTCCTTTACAATTAAAATGGGCCTCATCGACTGTTACGGACGTGTCATTTATGGATAGAGGCTATTACGAAGATGATACATTAAAATTTTTTCTCAAGCGGTTTCCCGATACATATTTATTAATGTATTTTCCAATTTTTAATATAAAGAAGGCGCCGATTGACGGGGAGATCATTTTTCTTAGTCCAATTGGGATTGAAATCATTTATTTAATGGATAAAGAAGCCGGGACAACCATTGTTGCCGGTGATGAACGAACATGGCTGGCAGAAGGAAATAAAGAACAGTCAAAAATGTTAAGCCCGATGATTGCACTTAAACGAACAGAGAAGATTATTAAGGGCATATTGAGTACGGAAAATATCGAATTCCCAATAAAGAAGGTTGTATTATCAAGTTCGAATAAAATTAAATTTGATTCCGAGCCTTATAATACACGGATAATCGGGATGGATGAATTTGATAAGTGGTTTAAGGAGAAACGCAGCCTTGTATCCCCTCTAAAAAATCGTCAGTTAAAAATTACGGAATTACTGCTGAAAAACTGTCAGACTACAGCTGTTAAACGACCTGAGTGGGAAGAAGATGACACCAATACATTTACGATGGGAACTGAGGGGGAGTAA
- a CDS encoding diacylglycerol/lipid kinase family protein, protein MYIFIVNPASGKGGAVNAYTKITKSNNFIQVESRCFLTEYPGHAEEIANQLETDFSGQISCVIVIGGDGTLHEVINGLSENKYPVSFIPAGSGNDFAKGCDIKGSPTEIFQRIITGRHQQSYWLGSYQRDNNNKRDFVNSIGFGFDGEIVKYLNESKESKFRSIFVRGKVRYVIALIIVLFRFKPMNVEVNIDGNRRMLTDCWMITAANHPFYGGGMKIIPSAKIQDGTFPVLIINKISKWKVLGLFITVFTGKHIRFKEVELLEATKLEIRSDNTISFQVDGQLDACSFCSISKQGQEVKISY, encoded by the coding sequence ATGTATATCTTTATTGTCAATCCAGCTTCAGGTAAAGGCGGCGCAGTAAATGCTTATACAAAAATCACGAAGAGCAACAATTTTATACAGGTGGAGAGCCGGTGTTTTTTAACGGAATATCCGGGTCACGCTGAAGAAATCGCCAACCAGCTTGAAACTGATTTTTCCGGGCAAATCTCCTGTGTTATCGTAATCGGTGGTGATGGTACGCTGCATGAAGTAATTAATGGTCTTTCCGAAAATAAATATCCTGTATCGTTTATACCGGCCGGTTCGGGGAATGATTTTGCAAAAGGTTGTGACATTAAAGGGTCACCGACTGAAATTTTCCAGCGGATTATCACAGGCAGACATCAACAATCCTATTGGTTAGGGAGTTATCAGCGGGATAATAATAACAAGAGAGATTTCGTGAATAGTATCGGGTTTGGTTTTGATGGGGAAATCGTTAAATACTTGAATGAATCAAAGGAAAGTAAATTTCGCAGTATTTTTGTCAGAGGTAAAGTTAGATATGTCATTGCACTTATAATTGTTTTATTCCGTTTTAAGCCGATGAACGTGGAAGTTAATATTGACGGTAACAGACGCATGCTTACAGACTGCTGGATGATAACAGCAGCAAATCACCCATTTTATGGGGGTGGAATGAAAATAATACCATCCGCTAAAATTCAGGATGGTACGTTTCCTGTACTGATTATCAACAAGATTTCCAAATGGAAAGTACTTGGGCTATTTATAACAGTTTTCACTGGAAAACATATCCGTTTTAAGGAAGTAGAACTACTGGAAGCAACGAAGCTGGAAATCCGTTCAGATAACACGATATCTTTCCAGGTAGATGGTCAATTGGATGCTTGTTCTTTCTGCTCGATATCCAAACAAGGTCAGGAAGTAAAAATTTCCTATTGA
- a CDS encoding phosphotransferase family protein, protein MNWLKRVLGKEWNINPAGGLTGEAFFAEKDDHRLFLKRNSSPFLAVLSAEGIVPKLIWTKRMENGDVITAQKWLNGRALKAEEMQHHQVAGLIGKIHHSSELLHMLMRLGKKPITSDERLAEITKRLRVNGLMDKYKEVRDATDYLHRLLPVTRGQQKVVCHCDLNHNNILLTDMGKLYLVDWDNAMIADPAMDFGFILKWYVPQEDWEEWLHSYGVDMDESLIERMYWYLIMDALYYLIWHNDRDEVNKSYSRLQDLQQLNMDVNSVILN, encoded by the coding sequence GTGAACTGGCTTAAAAGAGTATTAGGAAAAGAATGGAATATAAATCCTGCTGGAGGATTAACAGGTGAGGCTTTTTTTGCGGAAAAGGATGATCACCGCCTGTTTCTTAAACGTAATTCTTCTCCATTTTTGGCCGTTCTTTCCGCTGAAGGTATTGTTCCAAAGCTTATATGGACAAAGCGGATGGAAAATGGTGATGTCATCACTGCCCAAAAATGGTTGAATGGAAGAGCGCTTAAGGCTGAGGAAATGCAGCACCACCAAGTAGCCGGTCTGATCGGAAAAATACACCACTCATCTGAACTACTGCATATGTTAATGCGGTTAGGAAAAAAACCGATTACCTCGGATGAAAGACTTGCCGAAATAACCAAGCGTTTACGGGTAAATGGCTTAATGGACAAGTATAAGGAAGTACGTGATGCGACCGATTATTTACATCGGCTGTTGCCTGTAACACGCGGGCAGCAAAAAGTGGTATGTCACTGCGATTTAAACCATAACAATATTTTGCTGACGGATATGGGAAAACTCTACCTGGTCGACTGGGATAACGCAATGATAGCCGACCCGGCAATGGACTTCGGGTTTATACTAAAGTGGTATGTCCCACAGGAAGATTGGGAAGAATGGCTGCATAGCTATGGAGTAGACATGGACGAAAGTTTGATTGAGCGAATGTACTGGTATTTAATTATGGATGCACTCTACTATTTGATTTGGCACAATGACCGGGATGAGGTGAATAAATCATACAGCAGGTTACAGGATTTACAGCAATTGAATATGGATGTTAATTCGGTCATTCTAAATTAA
- a CDS encoding YtzH-like family protein produces MTLTVHNQLRLLQDILSEQTEDCCGEISEYQQIKRLVQAMMANNSISDEQLLQLLPEIYNYGRQGEIAHNDEEHITTNKDNIETWVNAIQQINLE; encoded by the coding sequence GTGACACTTACTGTTCATAATCAATTGAGGCTGCTCCAGGATATACTTAGTGAACAAACCGAAGACTGCTGTGGTGAAATTTCCGAATACCAGCAGATCAAACGTCTGGTACAAGCCATGATGGCTAATAACAGCATATCAGATGAACAACTTCTCCAATTGCTGCCGGAAATTTATAATTATGGGCGGCAGGGAGAAATTGCACATAATGATGAGGAACACATAACAACAAATAAAGATAATATTGAAACATGGGTTAATGCCATACAACAAATTAATTTAGAATGA